A window from Candidatus Cloacimonadota bacterium encodes these proteins:
- the nusB gene encoding transcription antitermination factor NusB gives MGQRRKAREFAVQCIYALDFADVEAEYREYGLLNEYPEILRQLTSAENISPSSTVYAFADELVKNTIINIEDIEAEIDKYTEHWSLESIAHLDKSILIVAVYELMFTDTPAPVIINEGIEIAKKFCSEHTGKFINGILDAINKGIPHSMPGRQLPT, from the coding sequence ATGGGGCAGCGTCGTAAAGCGCGGGAATTTGCCGTTCAGTGCATTTATGCGTTGGATTTTGCCGATGTTGAAGCAGAATATCGCGAATATGGATTACTAAATGAATATCCGGAGATTCTGCGTCAATTAACTTCGGCAGAGAATATTAGTCCATCCTCAACGGTTTATGCTTTTGCCGATGAATTAGTTAAAAACACCATCATTAATATTGAAGATATTGAAGCAGAGATTGATAAGTATACCGAGCACTGGTCGTTGGAATCCATAGCCCATTTAGATAAGAGCATATTGATAGTTGCCGTTTATGAGCTGATGTTTACCGATACTCCAGCCCCAGTAATTATAAACGAAGGTATTGAAATAGCTAAAAAATTCTGCAGTGAACACACCGGAAAGTTTATTAACGGAATTTTGGATGCGATTAACAAAGGGATACCTCATAGTATGCCAGGAAGGCAATTGCCCACATAA